CATGAGTTAGGATTTCGTTTGTAATAACTAATACACAATTATAGGATGTGATGAATCACAATTGAGAGTAAAATTGTCGGATTCAAATTTGAATGACTTGTCTCAAATCATCTATATAAATTGACAAAATGATAGATATGCAAGAAAGATTACCCATATACTTAATCGTTAAAATTTTGGATGGAGACACATTATCTATCTTTGTTATTTCGGTCAATATAATTCACCCTTTGTAATTCACATGATTTAGTAGAAATTAATACCTCTTTAAATTTCACTCAATAAGTAGTATTCCTCTTAAAATATTGATGTATGATTAGCATTGAGTTCAATTTCCCGCGGATGCAGTGCAGTCATAGGTATGAATGAAGTAGATGGAAATTTGTGCCATTTTGTTTATTGAATCCTTGATGAGAGTTAGACATATTCTgcaaatgaaaaggaaaagaaacaaaaagaaaagaaaaaggtaaaGAATGTTAGGTAATGACGTCACTACATGGGGGGACAACCATGAAGCCATGCGCAATTTGATTTGCGgtccttccttccttccttactcttttcttttatttattctttataaTTAATCCCCTCACACACTCCTAACAGaaaattcttctctcttctctctctctctccctgaTCTatttccctctctctctctctctctccctctctcttcCTAACTCAAACCTAGCTCCTTGATCATTTTGTCTACTTCTTCTCTTCATTGAAGtacttttcttctttaaactaGTAAAATTTTCTCATCAGGTGAGCTTATAACACTAGCTACTATAGCTAGTGTAGTATAATTATATACTATAAAGTCCATCAACATATATATGTTCTTCTGCAAAATCTCCTTAACCTAGGTTCATGCATGCATGTTTTTCTTTACCAATTAATTCACCCAACACAGAATTGTAGTAATTTCCTATAACATGTAAGAAACAAACCATACAAGTCTTTTGTAAACCACAATTAATACacatgtaacatttttttcatcttccATTTTTGTGCACAAACAGAACTATACTATAGGTTTATATCCAAAATTTTCATATCTGTTGAGTTTGAATTAAATTTACCAAAGTTATAAGAATGCTGCACCTGCAAAGTCTCTGAACATAGTATTAGGTTTAGAGAGAGTAGCCATAAAAGTAGTAGTaaaacatttacctcaaaatcCGTTTAATAAGGAGAATGAGTCAGTTAAGATGTGACATGAAAATTCTCGACAAAAAGACAATAAAGTCAGAGTAGTCCCAGTTTCTGTAATGAGAAGAACCAAGACTGTAATGTCTTCATCTAAACAAGCACTATATTCCTCTACTTTTTCTCATCCTTTTCTTTGCTTTTCATCCAATAAAACGTTTCCTCTCTTTTTGTCCCTTCACTTTTCACAAAACGCGTGCCCGTTTTACTATTATTACGTCACTCCCATCCTTATTAACCTAGTAATGACTATTTTATTCTCCTTAAGTCAGAAACCTAAGCATGCATTCTGTTGTTTCTCTGAAAAATTAGCACATTCTGTTTccttcaaaagttgtttttgattgttTTATACATGTCATTAACTGGTTAgataagttaattaattaacttatctaggtatttttaataatttatgaaatatatagtATAGTATACTATTAGTAAGGCCTAATAATAATGAATGGTAATGTGGAATGGGGAACCCCGTTTGTTGATGAATCATAATTCCCACCACCATTCACTAACACAAGACAACATCATTAGCACAACCCTATACATGTCCGTTTCTTATATACCCTTGCTTGCTTCATCAAACTCAAGCCCTACCCTATTcatgtgttttttcttttaccttATCAAAACCAAACtctcatcataatcatttgtttttcttctctctctaacaaagaatatcattgtttctgaaatTATATAGTTTTGTTTTATAACACGCGCTtatagttaatttatttttccaatttattAATATGGTGAGTGTTGCTCACCACCAAATGACCTTATGATTATCTCTGATAACACTTGTCACCTTTTTACTAAAAcactttttattaatatttcttttCACTCTTTTCACTAGAGTTATTATCTTCTCTctcatatatagtatatatgtATTGATATTAACACTCACATACATCACATCCTGTTTGGTTATAATTCAAACATGATCAAGTGAGTGTGGTGGTGGGTATTAATGGTGGTGGTGAATTTGATGCAGCACCAGTGATTTGCTATCATGGATTCTATGGAGTCATGTGTCCCACCAGGGTTTCGTTTCCACCCAACTGATGAAGAACTTGTTGGTTATTATCTCAGAAAGAAAATTGCTTCTCAGAAAATTGACCTTGATGTTATCAGAGAGATCGATCTTTATCGTATTGAACCATGGGATCTTCAAGGTATATACACATACATGTACAAATACTTTTCTCCCACTCTTTTTCCTAACAAAATATTAGGGTTTTGAAGATCTAATATATATAACCATATAAAGTAATATCAAAGTTGAAATGCTATTTAGATCTATGCTTTTGTTTATGTCTATAGAAGTTATATAATTATGTGAATGAAATGGCAGAGAGATGCAGGATCGGGTATGAAGAGCAGAATGAGTGGTATTTTTTCAGCCATAAAGATAAAAAGTATCCAACAGGGACAAGAACCAACAGAGCTACCATGGCTGGGTTTTGGAAAGCTACAGGAAGAGATAAAGCAGTTTATGATAAGATGAAACTAATTGGGATGAGGAAGACCCTTGTTTTCTACAAAGGAAGAGCCCCTAATGGACAGAAATCTGATTGGATCATGCATGAATATAGGCTTGAATCTGATGAAAATGGACCTCCACAGGTAACTAATTAACCATACAATACCTATATCTTTCTAATCCTAacattatcatatattttttcataataaattcgAGTAGTTTTcaacttttaaatattttcctTTGCCTGTTTCTTATAGAGTAGTTCTTGACTTAAATGTCAAAGGTCACCTGAACGGTAAGAGTTTGATCTTGTAATATCAAGGGACTGAGTTGAATTAAAttctttagaaaataattaaaaattatggtATGTAACTAACTAATTATAtctcaaattaaaatttgtaaaatgattatttGTGTCATTTTAATAAAGAGTGTCATTATGGACTTAACTCAGTTagtaagaacaatgcataatatatacaaagtcggggttcaaaccctaaccataaaaaaaataaaaataaaaagagcagCTCACGACTTCATTctcttttcatttgtttttgcaTTTTTCTATGTAGCCATGCTAGTTTGATCTTTATCTAGTGATTACTGTCTGGCTAGTGGTTCAATGTGATGTCACTTCTACTTATTCTAAATTCAAATCGTGCAcactttctttctctattacTCACTTTCACTTTTTTCCTAGACCACTATAATCTAAATGTTCAACAAGGCACGTACACGCTTTCTTCAAACATAACTTTCACCAAACAACAAGTCAAAAGTCATTCTTTCAACAGCCAATAATTAATATTCTTTCATTCTCTTCCTTTTATGCTTACACACTTTTGTTTACATTTTGATTGTCAAAGGTAAACCTCAACGCAATTAATTAGTTGACTACATATACACCTACTATACTACTACCTCTCACCAAACTGATGGAAAATTATGCAAAAGCTAAAGAGACATCAAAAcacattaaaatagaaaaattaataaacaaaaggtgtaactattttttttcctcttttgcaATATAAAGCAACTCTAGTCAACTCAAAGTCAAACCTAATACATAACAACAGAAGAACATGATTGTGTCAACTGTCATCAACACATATAATTAACACTCTTTTTTAATGTACTCATTCATATTACTTGTACTTGATTGTTGATTATGCCTCATAGTTACGGATAAACGAGCATACCCAAACAAACCTAAACTTTTATTCGTAATAGATATAAACTGCGGTGGCTCTGCAGTCAGAGACGTAGGTATTTTAGTCAAACTTTGTCATCAAgcattttgtactttttttatgTACGTTTTcacttatttattcttttgaatCGGAATTGTTGTTCATACATAATTTTATCGTTTTGGAAATAAGTCTACTATAAATCTATAGAGACCCAAGTGAATCTCAACCAATAAAAAGATGGTGTGTggaaaaaaattctcaaaagaagTGACCTAGATTCCATACGTACGGTCATAGAGAATTCCACAGACATACAATCAATGCATTTGAGGTCCTTCTATTGACATTAGACGGTCTATATTTGAAATTCGCTAAATATATTCATGCACACCCTATTTAATAGTAGAGAATCCATCTTTCCTCAAGTTTCATATACTTAATTAAACTATATGGTTTGTGCAGGAGGAAGGATGGGTAGTGTGTAGAGCATTTAAGAAAAGAACAACAAATAGCCAAAGTACAAAAAGTACTATTGAAGGATGGGAcacaagctacttctatgaagAAGCTGCAAGTAGGGTCAACAATTCCATGGTGGATCCAATTGATCAGATAATTTCAAGGCAACCTCAAAGCTATTTATCCCAAAGTTATAACATGTGTAAGCTAGAGATAgaagcatgcatgcatgcagAACAATTTTTGCAGCTTCCTCAGCTTGAAAGTCCTTCATTGCCATTAGTAAAGAGGCCAAGCACAATGTCTCTAGTATCTGACAATAATAACGATGACATTAACGACCAAAACAGGTTGCTATTATTATCGAACAACAACGATAATGTTACTACAAATACAGTTACTGATTGGAGAGCTCTTGATAAGTTTGTGGCTTCTCAACTGAGTCACGAAGTTGAAACTGATCAAGGAGTGTTGTTGTCAAGTTTTGGAACAAATAATAATCCTAGCTCGGACATGGCATTGATGTTACTGCAGCAGGGTAATAGAGATGAAGAGAACAAGTTAAGTCCATTTTTGAATGCAAGTTCAGATTGCAGTGATATTGGGATATGCGTATTTGAAAAATGAAGCAAGAAGAAATTAATAACCATTTTATTTGTACTAGTATTAGTAGTATAgtactatataatataaatgttccatggatatatattatatatgttgagATGAgacatattatatatttttgtaaaaatatgtgTGGAAGAATTAAATTTTCTCTGCCCTTATGAATGAGTGCAAATTGAGAAGCATGCGTCAAAATGGCTCGAATCTAGATagaattttatcttattttaagtTGTTGCAAATTAAGCAGGTGCATTAGTCTTATGCCATACTAGTAGATAGATATATAAAATGAGTCCCTATAGTCTCTGCAGGTGCATTTTATACATATATCAAAATTACAGGTGTGTATTATTCATTTTCTGCTGACAAAAAGAAATTGAACCTTCTTATATATAATCTTTGCCACTACTGATCTTTATAAGCATGCAtgcatattttttgttgttgtataatCGATCTGCATTAATCTTTTTTACAAGTTACTTGCTTTCACAAATGGCTATAATATTATATTGTAGCTGTTAACCCGTGGTTAAAGTTAATACTTtaatatcaattaatattaaagTTAATAATACTTTAATATCAATAATATGAAAAGCTAGGGTTAAcgttatttttctatatatgtaTTAGAGAAATAATTTCAGTTTcagtattttgtttttcaatttaagTGAATTTGTGGGTGGTGATGGTATTCTAGACGTGATTTTCCAACAGATCATGCATAAATTGGAAAAAGAGAAAGCGCTATGAGGCGAAATAAtagttattttgtttatgttcttTACTTGTTTTATTTATGGGTCTTGCTAACGATAGTGCAACAAAACTCATATGTAGTTACCTGTCCGAGTCAAATTCAATTTGATGGGTTTCCCTGTTTTGACGGGTTTGGGCTttcccgatttcaaaacacgggtatgggatGGGTAACAGATATATAGGTACACACCCCAAAGTCATACTCAAAACTCGTCCCAAATGTAGAAAATTAGTTTATGTTAATATGTCgttattttgtttaataattgtcatgttataaaaattaccattgatatttaaaggagtAACTAAATCATTCGGTCAAACAAATGTTAAAATGAGCATATTACTGGAGAATGCATTATAACATTGCTCTTTCGATTGCAAAAAACttctattattttaattaaaaaattattcaatgtggGGGCGGGGATGTGGTGGGGATACCCGAACCTGTCAGGGATGGGGATGAGATTCATTTTATCATCTCCATTGGGTATGGGTAGAGTAACGAGTAAGTATATGAGAGAATCATATATGGGAACGGGGAAGGTAAAACTCGTCCTCATTGCCATTCCTCCGAGAGTCCCTAGTACACTCttaaagaatttcaaattaaagaaattattttatacgAAAGTCAAATGTTACAATTtctaatgcattgattacatacgtttttataaaaacttactaATTGAGGCCCTTGAAGAGTGTCATAGAAGAACTTGTTAGaagtttcatttatttatattttaaagtgGAAATGCAAGTCTCTTagctttttttttctattttaatatttttttttataaatttctattttaatatagtatatgtatatatttttgtattatatctattttaattttttttaaaaatctgttttataatatttatttcaattaaatttattcaaataactttgagtatatttatatatttttaaaattaaattttataaaaaaagtttttaagggaaatttgtaatagaaaaatatttatcttaaaataagTATCAGCGACTAATTACACATGAAAGAAAGTTAAATGGACAACAAATTGTGTCGCTAGTCCTTTTTAGATGACAAAATTAATCCTCGGAGAAACATTAAATAGTTTGTTTTCAAGCTCCTACAATTAtagtatatatttaaattttgtaaatctATGCAAGAAaaggtccaaaaaaaaaaaagaaacaaaattagggaagaaaaacaaaaaaccactTATACTTATTGCAAAATGATAAAGAATGTCCTTAAGCTAttgattaagaagataaaaataaaaatattatattagaaGATGATAAAAAGTGATGGATTTAActttttaaacattaaaatattattaaatccAATGCAAACctattatttttagtttccttAGCAAATGGCTCTTTGGGACACTTGTTACCATAACCCATACTTGTAGTTGTTCCCCCTCTATTTGttgttaaaagttaaaaaagtttgttttaaaataagggtCACCAATTCACTTCCCAATTTaaaacttttcttttttcaattatatttgaCTAGTTCATCTTATGCACTCCTCCAAAGCATTACGTATCATTTTACAAGCATTTATGATGGTGATAAACGTATCAATAGTTAATAAGGTTGGTTTCGTAAGAGGATCATGTCTTTTACAACTTTAATTACTTCTTAAACTATATACAAATTTCAAACGATGCTTATTTTAAATATGAGAGGGTACAAATGAATCATGAATTTGGTTTTTTAGAGGATGAATCACTGTTTTTCAATGGGGTTTAATCGCTTTTGGAAGAGCCGTAAATTCCATTTTTGAAACGAAAAAGGAGCGAAATGGTGaatgaattaaattgattgatatatgtTTGCTTGGTGGGTCCGTAATCCGTATGTTGTCTAGCATGCATTTTGCGCCATTGCTCCTCTTTGACCATTTCACCATGCTTTGTATTATGCTATGCACTAAACTTTGACCATTTCACCATTGCTCCTCTTTGCAATTTTTCCCTTTCTAGCAAGAAaagtttcttttctttattttacttttctcgTAGACTCTTTTATCGCTTAACTTTGGTTGAAGTCGTAGTACCTTTCAAATATACCGATTTCAACTTAACACATTCTTTAATCAAAGTTGCAACCCTTCAACTATGGCTAATTCTAACTTGAACTTTGGATCTAAAGATGTCTATTTGCATAAAATATTGCatctcttttcattttattattataatccGAATGAGGCTATAAAGTAGGGAGTTAAgtatacaaaatattaaaattctaaACTTCATTCTCAACCATACCTCCAAGGCAAAGATGGGTGTCGTTGATATGAACATAGGGCATGACATCACAGAGAAATTTATCATCTAACCATTTATTGTATCAAATTGAAACAAGTCTGTATTGGAGAGTCTAGTAGTACGAACTACGAACATATACCCCTCCATGAATTTTGGGTGTAGATAAAGTCTTTTGGTTAACCCAATAACAAGAATTTCTGCCCCAGATAAAAGAATGAACAACGACATTAATATTCTCACACGACCAAAGCTACTCAAAAGACTCCTCTTCGAACTAGTTAGCCTACCATTAATCTTATCCAATATgtgaaaatatgaattttttactcTTCTATAGTAAGCATAGGTAACACAATATATTTGTCCATTTGAGTAGTACGACTAAAATGAAGAAGAGACTCAAACTTCCACAACTTAGGCTGAGGAATATTAGTGAAAGTTACAAATTTGGACTTCTATATATTAATCTTTAAGCTAGATTTCaagcataaaataaaagttgtaaCACATTAATCCGAACTGGCTTCACTTGACAAAATTTAGTTATATTAAGAGAAGACGATCATCAACAAATAGTAGATGAAAATACTAGGGTCGCCATTAGAAATCGTAACTGGACTTCATACATTACTAGTGACATGATTATGAATCATAAGGGATTGTTTCTCCAAACGCAACACAAATAAGTAAGGTGAAAGAGGATCTCCTTTCCTTAAGTCTCTCTTAGATTTGAAGGTGTCAAGCTTTTCACTATTCCGCTTAAGAGAAAGAGAGGAAAAGGTAATACGACTCATAATAAGATTTATAATTGACGCAGTCGGAAGCGT
Above is a genomic segment from Medicago truncatula cultivar Jemalong A17 chromosome 5, MtrunA17r5.0-ANR, whole genome shotgun sequence containing:
- the LOC11428449 gene encoding NAC domain-containing protein 37, with the translated sequence MDSMESCVPPGFRFHPTDEELVGYYLRKKIASQKIDLDVIREIDLYRIEPWDLQERCRIGYEEQNEWYFFSHKDKKYPTGTRTNRATMAGFWKATGRDKAVYDKMKLIGMRKTLVFYKGRAPNGQKSDWIMHEYRLESDENGPPQEEGWVVCRAFKKRTTNSQSTKSTIEGWDTSYFYEEAASRVNNSMVDPIDQIISRQPQSYLSQSYNMCKLEIEACMHAEQFLQLPQLESPSLPLVKRPSTMSLVSDNNNDDINDQNRLLLLSNNNDNVTTNTVTDWRALDKFVASQLSHEVETDQGVLLSSFGTNNNPSSDMALMLLQQGNRDEENKLSPFLNASSDCSDIGICVFEK